The Candidatus Mycolicibacterium alkanivorans genome contains a region encoding:
- a CDS encoding anti-sigma factor family protein: protein MTKRQTMTCSHLVELLSDYHSGALDTKTAARVRWHLLMCRGCRGYLAQLRSTVATVGRIRGDELDPMFRDRLLAAFRDWR, encoded by the coding sequence ATGACCAAGCGGCAGACGATGACCTGCTCCCACCTGGTGGAGCTGCTCAGCGACTACCACTCGGGCGCACTGGACACCAAGACCGCGGCCCGGGTGCGCTGGCATCTGTTGATGTGCCGGGGCTGCCGCGGCTACCTGGCCCAGCTGCGCTCGACGGTGGCGACGGTCGGCCGGATCCGCGGTGACGAACTCGACCCGATGTTCCGGGACCGCCTGCTGGCGGCGTTCCGCGACTGGCGGTGA
- a CDS encoding MFS transporter yields the protein MSITRVPALLILSSAFLAAGANGISMVAFPWLVLQRTGSAVDASIVAGAATLPLLVATLIAGTAVDFVGRRRVAMLADALSAASVAAIPVLALTLGTGSLTTVVLAAFAALGSFFDPAGMTARQSMLPEAAARAGWTLDHTNSLYEAVFNLAYITGPGVGGLLIATLGGVDTMWATAGVFVLSILTMAVLRLVGAGRPARETRPDGVLSGVVEGLKFVWHNRVLRTLGLIDLAVTGMYLPMESVLFPKYFADRDQPAELGWVLMALSIGGLLGALSWTVLSKVASKRTTVLVAVLTFGLAVLVIAFLPPLPVILSAAALVGLVYGPIGPIYNSVMQTRTPEHLRGRVVGVMTSMAYAAGPVGFMLAGPLVDAFGLKVTFLVLSVPILVIGVLCPWLPALRELDDAPEAPTTHA from the coding sequence GTGAGCATCACGCGCGTGCCGGCGCTGCTGATCCTCTCGTCGGCCTTCCTGGCCGCGGGCGCCAACGGGATCTCCATGGTCGCCTTCCCGTGGCTGGTGCTGCAACGCACCGGCAGCGCGGTGGACGCCTCGATCGTCGCGGGTGCGGCGACCTTGCCGCTGTTGGTGGCCACCCTCATCGCCGGCACGGCGGTGGACTTCGTGGGCCGCCGACGGGTGGCGATGTTGGCCGACGCGCTCTCGGCCGCCTCGGTCGCCGCGATCCCGGTGCTGGCGCTCACCCTGGGCACGGGATCGCTGACCACCGTCGTGCTGGCCGCCTTCGCCGCGCTGGGTTCGTTCTTCGACCCCGCCGGCATGACCGCACGGCAGTCGATGCTGCCCGAGGCCGCGGCGCGGGCCGGCTGGACGCTCGACCACACCAACAGCCTCTACGAGGCGGTGTTCAATCTGGCCTACATCACCGGCCCGGGCGTCGGCGGCCTGCTGATCGCCACGCTCGGCGGAGTCGACACGATGTGGGCGACCGCTGGGGTGTTCGTGTTGTCGATCCTGACGATGGCGGTGCTGCGGCTCGTGGGCGCCGGCCGGCCGGCCCGCGAGACCCGTCCCGACGGTGTGCTCTCCGGGGTTGTCGAGGGCCTGAAGTTCGTGTGGCACAACCGCGTTCTGCGCACGCTCGGGCTGATCGACCTGGCCGTCACCGGGATGTACCTGCCGATGGAGAGTGTGCTGTTCCCGAAGTACTTCGCCGATCGCGACCAGCCCGCCGAGCTGGGCTGGGTGCTGATGGCGCTGTCGATCGGCGGCCTGCTCGGCGCGCTGAGTTGGACCGTGCTCTCGAAGGTGGCCAGCAAGCGGACCACTGTACTGGTCGCGGTGCTGACGTTCGGGCTGGCCGTGCTGGTGATCGCGTTTCTGCCGCCGCTTCCGGTGATCCTGTCGGCCGCCGCGCTGGTCGGCCTGGTGTACGGGCCGATCGGGCCGATCTACAACTCGGTGATGCAGACCCGCACACCCGAGCACCTCCGCGGACGCGTGGTCGGGGTGATGACCTCGATGGCGTATGCCGCCGGCCCGGTCGGCTTCATGCTCGCCGGCCCGCTCGTCGACGCATTCGGTCTGAAGGTGACCTTCCTCGTGTTGTCGGTGCCGATCCTGGTGATCGGCGTGCTGTGTCCCTGGCTGCCCGCACTGCGCGAACTCGACGATGCACCCGAAGCGCCGACGACCCACGCCTAG
- a CDS encoding HIT family protein, whose protein sequence is MACVFCEVVAGTAPAIRVYEDDDHLGILDIRPFTRGHTLVVPKRHSVDMTDTPAETLAGMLAIGQRIARATRASGFGATGNNLAINDGKSAMQTVFHIHLHVIPRRDGDKLSFAKGMLSRRDPDLEATGRILREALAQLDATG, encoded by the coding sequence ATGGCATGTGTGTTCTGCGAAGTCGTCGCCGGCACCGCTCCGGCCATCCGTGTCTACGAGGACGACGACCACCTCGGGATCCTCGACATCCGTCCGTTCACCCGGGGCCACACCCTGGTGGTGCCCAAGCGGCACAGCGTGGACATGACCGACACACCGGCCGAGACGCTGGCCGGGATGCTCGCTATCGGACAGCGCATCGCCCGGGCGACGCGCGCCTCCGGATTCGGAGCGACCGGCAACAACCTGGCGATCAACGACGGCAAGTCCGCGATGCAGACGGTGTTCCACATCCATCTGCACGTGATTCCCCGGCGCGACGGCGACAAGCTGTCGTTCGCCAAGGGGATGCTGTCGCGCCGCGACCCGGACCTGGAGGCCACCGGCCGGATCCTGCGCGAGGCGCTGGCGCAACTGGACGCCACGGGGTAG
- a CDS encoding amidase, giving the protein MDSTDIAFAGAAEQARMLVAGTITAPALLDLYHERIARVDREVRAYRVVLTERARAEAKAAQERLAAGERLPLLGVPIAIKDDVDVADEFTCYGSSAHGLPPTADAEVVRRLREAGAVILGKTSVPEMMLWPFTETIAFGATHNPWDLDRTPGGSSGGSAAAVAAGLAPMALGSDGVGSIRIPSTWCGVFGLKPQRDRVPMDPHEDARCGLSVYGPITRTVEDAALFLDVTNTQKAPRGGFVAAAARKPKRLRIALSAKIPTTMVGRVGRAQQKALDGAELLLRDLGHEVLWRDPDYPAWAVYGHVLPRMWRGIYDDVQHLPHPERLEPRTRALARLGSVISDRQLDKIRAAEATLATRVGSIFDDVDVLITPGTATGPSRVGQYQHRGGVSTLALVASRVPFNAIFNATGQPAAVVPWGLDDEGVPVSVQLVGRPSDEATLLSLSHQIETARPWAGRRPPVS; this is encoded by the coding sequence GTGGACTCCACCGACATCGCATTCGCCGGCGCGGCCGAGCAGGCCCGGATGCTGGTGGCCGGGACCATCACGGCGCCCGCGCTGCTCGATCTCTATCACGAGCGGATCGCCCGCGTCGACCGCGAGGTGCGCGCCTACCGGGTGGTGCTGACCGAGCGCGCCCGGGCGGAAGCCAAGGCGGCGCAGGAGCGGTTGGCCGCCGGTGAGCGGCTGCCGCTGCTCGGTGTGCCGATCGCCATCAAGGACGACGTCGACGTCGCCGACGAGTTCACCTGCTATGGCAGCAGTGCGCACGGCCTGCCGCCGACGGCCGACGCCGAGGTGGTGCGACGGCTGCGGGAGGCCGGCGCGGTGATCCTCGGCAAGACTTCGGTGCCGGAGATGATGCTGTGGCCGTTCACCGAGACGATCGCGTTCGGCGCCACCCACAACCCCTGGGACCTGGACCGCACACCGGGCGGCAGCAGCGGTGGCAGCGCGGCGGCGGTGGCCGCCGGGCTCGCGCCGATGGCACTGGGCTCCGACGGCGTCGGCTCGATCCGCATCCCCTCGACGTGGTGCGGGGTCTTCGGGCTCAAGCCGCAGCGCGACCGCGTGCCGATGGATCCACACGAGGACGCGCGGTGCGGGTTGAGCGTCTACGGCCCGATCACCCGCACGGTCGAGGACGCCGCGCTGTTCCTGGACGTGACCAACACTCAGAAGGCACCCCGCGGCGGGTTCGTCGCGGCGGCCGCCCGCAAGCCCAAGCGGTTGCGAATTGCGTTGAGCGCCAAGATCCCTACGACGATGGTGGGTCGGGTCGGCCGGGCGCAGCAGAAGGCGCTCGACGGCGCGGAGTTGTTGTTGCGCGACCTGGGCCACGAGGTGCTCTGGCGTGACCCGGACTATCCGGCGTGGGCGGTATACGGCCATGTGCTGCCCCGGATGTGGCGCGGGATTTACGACGACGTGCAGCACCTGCCGCACCCGGAGCGGCTCGAGCCGCGCACCAGGGCGCTGGCCAGGCTGGGCAGTGTGATCTCGGATCGTCAGCTCGACAAGATCCGCGCCGCGGAGGCGACGTTGGCCACCCGGGTCGGGTCGATCTTCGATGACGTTGACGTGCTGATCACCCCGGGCACTGCGACCGGGCCGTCCCGCGTCGGGCAGTACCAGCACCGCGGCGGGGTCAGCACGCTGGCGCTGGTCGCGTCCCGGGTTCCGTTCAACGCCATCTTCAACGCCACCGGTCAACCCGCGGCCGTCGTTCCGTGGGGACTCGACGACGAGGGTGTGCCGGTGTCGGTGCAACTCGTCGGCCGGCCCTCGGATGAGGCGACGCTGCTCTCGCTCAGTCATCAGATCGAGACGGCCCGGCCGTGGGCGGGTCGCCGGCCGCCGGTCTCATGA
- a CDS encoding RNA-binding S4 domain-containing protein, with translation MDSIRVDRWLWAVRLTKTRPDAASACRGGHVRINDRVAKPATTVCPGDEVRARVGDTTRIVEVVRVIQKRVGAADAVTCYLDRTPQPPVTAAVAVAARERGAGRPTKRERRILDKWRAGRL, from the coding sequence ATGGACTCGATCCGCGTGGACCGGTGGCTGTGGGCGGTCCGGCTGACCAAGACCCGACCGGATGCCGCATCAGCCTGCCGCGGGGGGCATGTGCGGATCAACGACCGGGTGGCCAAACCGGCTACGACGGTTTGCCCCGGTGACGAGGTGCGCGCCCGGGTGGGTGACACCACGCGGATCGTCGAGGTCGTGCGGGTGATCCAGAAACGGGTCGGTGCCGCCGATGCCGTCACCTGCTATCTCGACCGCACACCGCAGCCGCCGGTGACTGCCGCTGTGGCAGTGGCGGCTCGCGAGCGCGGCGCCGGGCGGCCGACCAAACGCGAGCGCCGGATTCTGGACAAGTGGCGCGCCGGCCGATTGTGA
- a CDS encoding uracil-DNA glycosylase has translation MHAHPRTGVPFESPVPPGSGWPGDPATSGTPVATTARRAAALAKTVGDVDELDALVSVCRACPRLVAWREEVAVAKRRSFAEEPYWGRPITGWGSPRPRILVLGLAPAAHGGNRTGRVFTGDRSGDQLFAALHRAGLVNSPLSVDAADGLSANEIRIAAAVRCAPPGNAPTPEERSTCAPWLDAEWRLISPQVRVIVALGGFAWQAALRLLADELPGLAKPKFGHGVVAELPSGLQLLGCYHPSQQNMFTGRLTPAMLDAVFGDARSRAGIQ, from the coding sequence GTGCACGCGCATCCACGCACCGGAGTGCCGTTCGAGTCCCCGGTGCCGCCCGGGTCGGGCTGGCCGGGCGACCCGGCCACGTCCGGTACCCCGGTGGCCACCACCGCCCGGCGGGCGGCCGCCCTTGCCAAGACGGTCGGTGACGTCGACGAGCTCGACGCCCTGGTCAGCGTGTGCCGGGCGTGTCCGCGGCTGGTGGCCTGGCGCGAAGAGGTGGCCGTGGCCAAGCGGCGCTCGTTCGCCGAGGAGCCGTACTGGGGACGGCCTATCACCGGGTGGGGTTCGCCGCGGCCGCGGATCCTGGTGCTCGGGCTGGCGCCGGCCGCACACGGCGGCAACCGCACCGGCCGAGTGTTCACCGGCGACCGCTCGGGCGATCAGTTGTTTGCCGCGCTGCATCGCGCTGGCCTGGTGAACTCGCCGCTCAGTGTCGATGCCGCGGATGGGTTGAGCGCCAACGAGATTCGAATAGCGGCCGCGGTGCGGTGCGCCCCGCCCGGCAACGCGCCGACCCCCGAGGAACGGTCGACGTGCGCGCCGTGGCTGGATGCCGAGTGGCGACTGATCTCGCCGCAGGTGCGGGTGATCGTCGCCCTCGGCGGCTTCGCCTGGCAGGCTGCACTGCGGCTGCTCGCCGACGAGCTGCCCGGGCTGGCCAAACCGAAGTTCGGCCACGGGGTGGTCGCCGAGCTGCCCTCCGGTCTGCAGCTGCTGGGCTGCTATCACCCCAGCCAGCAGAACATGTTCACCGGTCGGCTCACACCGGCGATGCTTGACGCCGTCTTCGGCGATGCCCGCAGCAGGGCGGGTATCCAGTGA
- a CDS encoding nitroreductase family deazaflavin-dependent oxidoreductase encodes MTSPTDRARLAFLKLHDTLYQRSNGWIGHRLPFAPPMLLLHSVGAKTGQLRTHSLAYYRDGNDYLIVGSNGGTPRNPAWYHNLRAHPNVEINLGPKRIPVTARVVLPDDPDYARLWKICDDENAGRYSAYQKLTTRPIPIVRLVHVIAPRLR; translated from the coding sequence ATGACATCGCCGACCGACCGGGCCAGGCTGGCCTTCCTCAAACTGCACGACACGCTGTATCAGCGCAGCAACGGCTGGATCGGGCACCGGCTGCCGTTCGCCCCGCCGATGCTGCTGTTGCACAGCGTGGGCGCGAAAACCGGTCAGCTGCGCACACATTCGCTGGCCTACTACCGTGACGGCAACGACTACCTGATCGTCGGCTCCAACGGCGGAACTCCGCGCAACCCGGCGTGGTATCACAATCTGCGGGCGCACCCCAACGTGGAGATCAATCTCGGCCCGAAGCGCATCCCCGTCACCGCCCGCGTGGTGCTGCCGGACGACCCGGACTACGCGCGGCTGTGGAAGATCTGCGACGACGAGAACGCCGGGCGCTACAGCGCATATCAGAAGCTGACGACCCGCCCGATCCCGATCGTGCGCCTGGTGCACGTGATCGCGCCGCGGCTGCGCTAG
- a CDS encoding hydrogenase maturation protease has translation MNRLGEVLDSPGCLVYGIGNAGREDDGLGWAFIDRLEGWPHKPGACLRRTYQLNLEDADLISRYAQVLFVDATKDPAVESFAVSRPEPMLDFSFTSHAMSVPTILATARQCFERVPEAYLLALRGYQWELRQGLTRAAERNLDSALSVLAPRTARSPHRG, from the coding sequence TTGAACAGACTCGGTGAGGTCCTGGACAGCCCAGGCTGTCTGGTCTACGGCATCGGCAACGCCGGCCGTGAAGACGACGGACTGGGTTGGGCGTTCATCGATCGGCTCGAGGGGTGGCCGCACAAACCCGGCGCATGTCTGCGCCGGACCTACCAACTCAACCTCGAAGATGCCGATCTGATCAGCCGATACGCCCAGGTATTGTTCGTCGATGCGACCAAGGACCCGGCGGTGGAATCGTTCGCCGTGAGCCGTCCCGAACCGATGCTGGACTTCAGTTTCACCTCGCACGCGATGTCGGTGCCGACGATCCTGGCAACCGCTCGGCAATGCTTCGAGCGCGTACCGGAGGCCTACCTGCTCGCGCTTCGCGGCTATCAATGGGAACTTCGGCAAGGGCTGACCCGAGCCGCCGAACGCAACCTCGACAGCGCATTGAGCGTGCTGGCGCCGCGAACCGCTAGATCACCGCACCGGGGTTGA
- a CDS encoding FAD-binding oxidoreductase translates to MAVSALADLAAELPDGVVVTDPDILASYRQDRAADPSAGTPLAVVRPTRTEEVQTVLRWASKHRIAVVPRGAGTGLSGGATALDGGIVLSTEKMRDITIDPVTRTAVVQPGLLNAEVKKAVAEYGLWYPPDPSSYEICSIGGNIATNAGGLCCVKYGVTTDYVLGLQVVLADGTAVRLGGPRLKDVAGLSLTKLFVGSEGTLGVITEVTLRLLPPQPAACTVVATFDSVEAAAGAVVTITGRIRPSMLEFMDAVAINAVEDKLRMGLDRSAAAMMVAASDDRGLAGAEDAEYMARVFTEAGATECFSTADPDEGEAFVAARRFAIPAVEAKGSLLLEDVGVPLPALAELVGGVAKIAADRDLTISVIAHAGDGNTHPLIVYDPTDAAMSERAFKAFGEIMDLAVSLGGTITGEHGVGRLKKPWLADQLGPEAMELNRKIKAALDPDGILNPGAVI, encoded by the coding sequence ATGGCCGTGAGCGCCCTGGCCGACCTGGCCGCCGAACTGCCCGACGGGGTGGTCGTCACCGACCCCGACATCCTGGCCTCCTACCGGCAGGACCGGGCCGCCGACCCGTCGGCCGGCACTCCGCTGGCCGTGGTCCGGCCCACCCGCACCGAAGAAGTCCAGACGGTGTTGCGCTGGGCGAGCAAGCACCGCATCGCCGTGGTTCCGCGTGGAGCGGGCACCGGGCTGTCCGGCGGGGCGACCGCGCTGGACGGTGGGATCGTCTTGTCGACGGAGAAGATGCGCGATATCACCATCGACCCGGTCACCCGCACCGCGGTGGTGCAGCCGGGTCTGCTAAACGCCGAGGTGAAGAAGGCGGTCGCGGAGTACGGGCTGTGGTATCCCCCGGACCCGTCGTCGTACGAGATCTGCAGCATCGGCGGTAACATCGCCACCAACGCCGGTGGCCTGTGCTGCGTAAAGTACGGCGTGACAACCGATTACGTGCTCGGCCTGCAGGTGGTGCTGGCGGACGGGACCGCGGTGCGCCTGGGTGGGCCACGACTCAAGGACGTCGCCGGACTGTCGCTGACCAAGCTGTTCGTCGGCAGTGAGGGCACCCTGGGGGTGATCACCGAGGTGACGTTGCGACTGCTGCCGCCGCAGCCGGCGGCGTGCACGGTGGTGGCGACCTTCGACTCGGTGGAGGCGGCCGCCGGTGCCGTGGTGACGATCACCGGACGCATCCGGCCCTCGATGCTGGAATTCATGGACGCGGTGGCGATCAACGCCGTCGAGGACAAGCTGCGCATGGGGCTGGACCGTTCGGCGGCGGCGATGATGGTCGCCGCCTCCGACGATCGCGGCCTGGCCGGCGCCGAAGACGCCGAATACATGGCCCGGGTGTTCACCGAAGCCGGTGCCACCGAATGTTTTTCGACCGCAGACCCGGACGAAGGTGAGGCCTTCGTCGCGGCCCGGCGGTTCGCCATCCCCGCGGTGGAGGCCAAGGGTTCACTGCTGCTCGAGGACGTCGGCGTGCCGCTGCCCGCGCTCGCTGAACTGGTCGGCGGGGTGGCCAAGATCGCGGCCGACCGCGACCTGACGATCTCGGTGATCGCGCATGCCGGCGACGGCAACACCCACCCACTGATCGTCTACGACCCCACCGACGCCGCGATGTCCGAGCGCGCCTTCAAAGCGTTCGGCGAGATCATGGACCTGGCGGTGTCGCTGGGCGGGACGATCACCGGCGAACACGGCGTCGGCCGGCTCAAGAAGCCCTGGCTGGCCGACCAGTTAGGCCCGGAGGCCATGGAACTCAACCGCAAGATCAAGGCCGCACTGGACCCCGACGGGATCCTCAACCCCGGTGCGGTGATCTAG
- a CDS encoding ABC transporter ATP-binding protein, whose product MRVMNQDPRQARSRDFKGSALRLLARLTPQRWPAAGVLVLTIGGISLGVVGPRILGHATDLLFNGVIGRQLPAGITKEQAIEAARARGDNTFADLLSGMNVVPGRGVDFGAVGRTLLLALALYLLAALFIWVQARLLNVIVQRTVMALRADVEAKVHRLPLCYFDSRQRGELLSRVTNDVDNIQSSVSMTISQLLTSVLTVVAVLAMMLTISPLLTLITVVTVPLSLWVTRAIARRSQRMFIAQWTNTGRLNAHIEETYSGFTVVKTFGHRAAAQEKFRDYNDDVYRASFGAQFFSGLVSPATMFVGNLSYVAVAVVGGYQVATGQITLGSIQAFIQYVRQFNQPLTQVAGMYNTLQSGVASAERVFDFLDAPEETPDATTTLPRNGEAARGRVEFRDVSFSYREGTPVIEDLSFVAEPGSTVAIVGPTGAGKTTLVNLLMRFYDVDSGRILVDGVDITAVSRDSLRSRIGMVLQDTWLFGGTIAENIAYGRPDATEDEVIEAARAAYVDRFVRTLPDGYATWVSDDGGNISAGEKQLITIARAFLARPQLLILDEATSSVDTRTELLVQHAMAALRRERTSFIVAHRLSTIREADVILVVEAGRIVEKGAHAELLARRGPYYAMTQA is encoded by the coding sequence ATGCGCGTGATGAATCAGGACCCGCGCCAGGCCAGGTCCCGGGACTTCAAGGGCTCGGCGCTGCGGCTACTGGCCCGGCTGACCCCCCAGCGCTGGCCCGCCGCGGGGGTGTTGGTGCTGACCATCGGCGGGATCTCGCTCGGCGTAGTGGGCCCGCGAATCCTTGGGCATGCCACGGATTTGCTGTTCAACGGCGTGATCGGGCGCCAACTGCCGGCGGGCATCACCAAGGAGCAGGCGATCGAAGCCGCCCGGGCGCGCGGGGACAACACGTTCGCCGACCTGCTCTCGGGCATGAATGTGGTGCCCGGCCGCGGGGTGGACTTCGGCGCGGTGGGCCGCACCCTGCTGCTCGCGCTGGCGCTGTATCTGCTTGCCGCGCTCTTCATCTGGGTACAGGCCCGGCTGCTGAACGTGATCGTGCAGCGCACGGTCATGGCGCTGCGGGCCGACGTGGAAGCCAAGGTGCACCGGCTGCCGTTGTGCTACTTCGACTCCCGGCAGCGCGGCGAGCTGCTGAGCCGGGTGACCAACGACGTGGACAACATCCAGTCCTCGGTGTCGATGACGATCAGCCAGCTGCTCACCTCGGTGCTCACCGTCGTGGCGGTGCTGGCGATGATGCTGACCATCTCACCGCTGCTGACGCTGATCACCGTGGTGACGGTTCCGTTGTCGCTGTGGGTGACTCGAGCGATTGCGCGGCGCTCGCAGCGGATGTTCATTGCCCAGTGGACCAACACCGGCCGGCTCAACGCCCACATCGAGGAGACCTACAGCGGCTTTACCGTGGTCAAGACGTTCGGGCACCGGGCGGCGGCCCAGGAGAAGTTCCGCGATTACAACGACGACGTCTACCGGGCCAGTTTCGGAGCGCAGTTCTTCTCCGGCCTGGTGTCGCCGGCGACGATGTTCGTCGGCAACCTGAGCTACGTCGCCGTCGCCGTGGTGGGCGGCTATCAGGTGGCGACGGGTCAGATCACCCTGGGCAGCATCCAGGCCTTCATCCAGTACGTGCGCCAGTTCAACCAGCCGCTGACCCAGGTCGCAGGCATGTACAACACGCTGCAGTCCGGGGTGGCCAGCGCCGAGCGGGTGTTCGACTTCCTCGACGCGCCGGAGGAAACACCGGACGCCACAACGACATTGCCGCGCAACGGCGAAGCGGCCCGCGGCCGGGTCGAGTTCCGCGACGTGTCGTTCAGCTACCGGGAGGGCACCCCGGTGATCGAGGACCTGTCGTTCGTGGCCGAACCGGGCAGCACGGTCGCCATCGTCGGACCCACCGGAGCCGGCAAGACGACGCTGGTGAACCTGCTGATGCGGTTCTACGATGTGGACTCCGGGCGCATCCTCGTCGACGGCGTCGACATCACCGCGGTCAGCCGCGACTCGCTGCGCTCGCGCATCGGCATGGTGCTGCAGGACACCTGGCTGTTCGGCGGAACGATCGCCGAGAACATCGCCTACGGCCGGCCCGATGCCACCGAGGACGAGGTGATCGAGGCGGCGCGGGCGGCCTATGTCGACCGGTTCGTGCGCACGCTGCCCGACGGCTACGCGACCTGGGTGAGCGACGACGGCGGCAACATCAGCGCCGGGGAGAAGCAGCTGATCACCATTGCGCGGGCGTTCCTGGCGCGCCCGCAGCTGCTGATCCTCGACGAGGCGACCAGCTCGGTCGACACTCGCACCGAGCTGCTGGTGCAGCATGCGATGGCCGCATTGCGCAGGGAGCGGACCAGTTTCATCGTCGCCCACCGGTTGTCGACGATCCGCGAGGCAGACGTCATTCTGGTGGTGGAGGCCGGACGGATCGTCGAGAAGGGCGCCCACGCCGAGCTGCTGGCCCGACGCGGGCCGTACTACGCGATGACGCAGGCGTAG
- a CDS encoding Ni/Fe hydrogenase subunit alpha has protein sequence MATTLVIDPITRIEGHGKVVIEIDDDHNVTDARLHVVEFRGYEKFIQGHPYWEAPVLMQRICGICFVSHHLAGAKALDDMVGVGPGSGTRLTPTAVKMRRLGHYAQMLQSHVTAYFYLVVPEMLFGIDAAPGKRNFIGLIEANPDLVKRVVRLRKWGQEVIEAVFGKRMHGISSVPGGVNKSLTPADVDRFLRGGDGLPSVDQVIEDAQLGLQMFYDFHEQHRGEVDAFANVPALNMALVDDDGNVDYYDGRLRITDNDKNVVREFDYRDYLDHFSEAVEKWSFMKFPYLTDLGREAGSVRVGPLARLNVTKTLSTPLAAEALERFHAYTGGRANTMTLHTNWARTIEIIHAAEVVRELLNDPDICNDDLLVAPGADAWVGEGIGVVEAPRGSLLHHYRADREGNVTFANLIVATTQNNQVLNRTVRSVAEDYLGGKTEITEGMMNAIEVGIRAYDPCLSCATHALGQMPLTVSVVDANGRVIIEQTR, from the coding sequence ATGGCAACGACACTCGTCATCGATCCGATCACGCGCATCGAGGGACACGGAAAGGTCGTCATCGAAATCGACGACGACCACAACGTGACCGACGCCAGGCTGCACGTGGTCGAGTTCCGAGGCTACGAGAAGTTCATCCAGGGTCATCCGTATTGGGAGGCGCCGGTTCTGATGCAGCGGATCTGTGGGATCTGCTTTGTCAGCCACCACCTGGCCGGAGCCAAAGCCCTCGACGACATGGTCGGGGTGGGGCCGGGCTCGGGTACTCGGCTCACCCCGACCGCGGTCAAGATGCGCCGACTGGGCCACTACGCCCAGATGCTGCAATCACACGTCACGGCCTACTTCTATCTCGTGGTTCCGGAGATGCTGTTCGGAATCGACGCCGCTCCGGGGAAGCGCAACTTCATCGGCCTGATCGAGGCCAATCCTGACCTCGTCAAACGCGTTGTCCGGCTGCGTAAATGGGGCCAAGAGGTCATCGAGGCGGTCTTCGGAAAACGCATGCACGGAATCTCGTCGGTCCCTGGCGGGGTGAACAAGAGCCTCACCCCCGCCGATGTGGACCGGTTCCTGCGCGGTGGGGACGGATTGCCGTCGGTCGATCAGGTCATCGAGGATGCCCAGCTCGGGTTGCAGATGTTCTACGACTTCCATGAACAGCATCGTGGTGAGGTCGACGCTTTCGCCAACGTGCCTGCGCTCAACATGGCCCTGGTCGACGACGACGGCAATGTCGACTATTACGACGGCCGGCTCAGGATCACCGATAACGATAAGAACGTCGTGCGGGAGTTCGACTACCGCGACTATCTCGACCACTTCTCCGAAGCCGTCGAGAAGTGGAGCTTCATGAAGTTCCCCTACCTCACTGACCTCGGCCGCGAAGCGGGATCGGTCCGGGTAGGACCGCTGGCGCGGCTCAACGTCACGAAAACCCTGTCGACCCCGCTCGCTGCCGAAGCGCTGGAGAGATTCCATGCCTACACCGGCGGACGCGCCAACACCATGACGCTGCACACCAATTGGGCTCGGACGATCGAGATCATTCACGCCGCCGAGGTGGTCAGGGAGCTCCTCAACGATCCCGACATCTGCAACGACGACCTCCTGGTGGCACCCGGCGCGGACGCGTGGGTCGGTGAGGGGATCGGTGTGGTGGAAGCCCCGCGGGGTTCGCTGCTGCACCACTACCGTGCCGATCGGGAGGGAAACGTCACCTTCGCCAACTTGATCGTCGCCACCACCCAGAACAACCAGGTCCTCAACCGGACGGTGCGCAGCGTCGCCGAGGATTACCTCGGCGGCAAGACCGAGATCACCGAGGGCATGATGAACGCGATTGAGGTGGGTATCCGTGCCTACGATCCCTGCTTGAGTTGTGCCACACACGCATTGGGGCAGATGCCGCTGACCGTCAGTGTGGTGGATGCGAACGGGCGGGTGATAATTGAACAGACTCGGTGA